DNA from Candidatus Caccoplasma merdavium:
TTGGCCCCGAGTGCGTCGTCGACATATCCGTCGGGGTTGATGCTCGACTGTTTCTCATAGTAGCCGCGGGAATTCTGTGCCTGGTAGGAGACGATGTGCCCCTCGGCATCGGCTGCCGGGTAGAAGAGGCTGCGCCAGTAGAGCTGGTTGTAGGAGGCCTCCTTGAAGTAGTTGTAGACCGAGTTGGCTCCTGCTGTCGAGTCGTTGAAGAGGGCTTCGTAGTGCGAGAGCGGTTTCTCGAAGAGGGTGTCGCCTTCGTTGGCGAAACGCAGGAACACGACCAGGTTGCTCAGGTCGCCTTTATTTTTCTCTGCGGCCTGTATGACGGGTGCCAGCGCGAGAAGGGTAAGGGTGAGAAGAATCCATCTTTTCATAGTAGTCAGTGTTTGAATGTCTTGCAAATATATAAAAACTAAATGTCGCAGCAAGAGGTGCTGCCGAAGTTTTCATGGTTGTGTGAGGGGATTTTTTCTCTCGGAGTGGCGGCGGTTGCCGATTGGCGCCACAGCCTCCTGTGGAGAACGTCAGGTGCAGAGAAGGCTGTGAGCGGAGACCCGCTCACAGCCTTCCTGTTCTTGTCATGAGTATGCGAATCGGTTAGGGAATCAGCACTTTCTGAGTTGCTACGGCTTGGGCGTCGCGGGCCTGAACGATGTAGAGCCCGGTACCCAGCGCACCGAGGTCGAGTGCTTCGGCACGGGTCGAGAGCACCACCTTACCGGCGGCATTGTAGACATTTACATCGGCCTCACGCGAGAGGGAGATGAAACGGCCTGTCTGGGCGATGTTGATACCTTCGGCATCGCTGGCCGTGCCGCTAATGCCGGCACCTTCGCCGTAAACCTGCACTTTTATGCCATGCACATACATTTCGGCTTTGCTCTGGTTTCCGTTGAGGATTTGTGCGGTTACAGGCTGTTGCTGGTTGAGTTTGAATCCGCTGCCATTTTCAATGTCCTGTACTTCCCAGGTACATTTTCCGGCCCCGTGATATGGGAGGAAAATGAATGATTTTATATTGGCGCAGTCGATGGTTCCCAACTCTCCAAAACCACCCTTCAAGGCCGGACGGATAGACGTTTCGGCCGAGAGAAATACTTCGAGGTGATAGCACGAGGGCAGGTGGAGGAGAATGCTTCCGCCGTTGAACGAGGTGTAGGGTGATGCCGGAGCCAGTACGATGGCGCCTTGTTTGGCATCGGCTCCTAATGTAGCCCCGGTGGAGTCAACTCCCGGCAGATAACCGTCAGTGCCGGCTCCGTAAACGGTGGGTGAGGCGGTGCTGTTGACCGGCTCGAAAATATCGGGCTCTACTTCAACGGCAGCGCCTGGTATCATTTTGATGAGCTTGTCGCTGTTGGCCTCGCCCACATATTTGTCGATTTTGGCCTGGGTGTCGAACCACAACCAGCCGTTGGCATCGCAGTCGGCCGGGGTGAAGAGGTTGCCTTGTGCGTAGGCGGATGAGGTGAGTCCGCCTGCAAAAAGCAGTGCAAGTGTAACGATTTTTTTCATAGACAATCTTTTTTTATAGGGTTAATAATCAATTCTTTTACATTTCGAGCCATTGCGGATTTTGCGGAATGCCGTGGCGGCGTATCTCGTCCCAGGGTATGGGCCAGTAGTACTGCATTTCGCGGAAGTAGCGCACCGTGTTGTCGGTGCCGTTGACCGTTTTCTCGCGGTAGACCGTGGGGCTGCCGTCCTGGTATTTGTATATGTTCACGCCGCGGAGGGGGTTGGTGCTTCCGCTCATCTTCTCCTCGGCGATGCCCCAGCGCAGGAGGTCCCAATAGGTCGACTTCTCGAAGGCCAGTTCCACGCGGCGCTCGTTTACGATGTCGTCCCAGGTTATCGAGGTATATTCGGGCATGTGCACGCGGCGGCGTATCTCGTTGAGCTTGTCCATGGCATCGCCGACACGTCCCTGTTTGAAGTCAATCTCGGCATAGTCGAGCAACACCTCGGCATAACGCCAGATGATGCAGTTCTGGCTGCTGGCGTAGGTGTCGTCGTTGTCGATTTGTTGGGATTCGCGCACGAACTTTTTCATGTAATAGCCCGTGCGGGTGTAGGTGGCCTGCTCCGACGAGCCGTAGGCCGTGAGGTCGGCACCGCGGGTATAGCTGCCTCCGGGGCGGTCGTAGACGTAATGTATTTCGAGCGTCTTCCCCTTGAACGAGCAGCCGTCGTAGAGTACGTTGGCGTAGAAACGGTAGTCGCGGTTGAGGTAAGGGTTGTTCTCGTCGTAGTCGGTAGCCGTCTCGATGGGCTGTCCGCTCACGGTGCGGTATTCATCGACGTGGTTCTGGGTGGGTACATAGGCTGCAAATGTGCCGTAGCACGAGGGGGGAGCGGTCTCGCGGTCGAGCTTGTGGCCAAACTCGGTATCGAAGTTTCCGTCGTCGCTGTGTTGT
Protein-coding regions in this window:
- a CDS encoding T9SS type A sorting domain-containing protein is translated as MKKIVTLALLFAGGLTSSAYAQGNLFTPADCDANGWLWFDTQAKIDKYVGEANSDKLIKMIPGAAVEVEPDIFEPVNSTASPTVYGAGTDGYLPGVDSTGATLGADAKQGAIVLAPASPYTSFNGGSILLHLPSCYHLEVFLSAETSIRPALKGGFGELGTIDCANIKSFIFLPYHGAGKCTWEVQDIENGSGFKLNQQQPVTAQILNGNQSKAEMYVHGIKVQVYGEGAGISGTASDAEGINIAQTGRFISLSREADVNVYNAAGKVVLSTRAEALDLGALGTGLYIVQARDAQAVATQKVLIP